The Magnolia sinica isolate HGM2019 chromosome 3, MsV1, whole genome shotgun sequence genome includes the window tggaccccacagaatttatgcagtacccttagcgtactaaCTCCTTACACAATCCTTCCCTGCGTACTAACCCTACCGGTACCCACCTTGCTACAGGCTGGTGTtggtggccccacaatgatctctgtgttttatccaagctgtccatccattttgctggctcattttatggcatgaacccaaaaatgaggtagatcatgtctcaggtggaccacaccactgaaaacagtggtgattgactgcccaccattaaaaacttcctagggtccactataatgtttattttgccgtctaacctattgattaggtcatataaaccttgatgaagtgaaaacacaaatatttgctcCATCAAAACttttgtataaattttttttaatagtaggtgttcaatcaccactttttcctgcaatgtggttcATCTTAGATTTGGTTCTTTCATATTTTTTAGcacaacccctaaaatgatatggaaaagaggatggatggcttggataaaacacatgcatcacagtggagcTTATAGAGAACTACCAGTATCATCCTACGGCAGGTACTGGCATGGTCAACATGCATTCTGACTACCTCCAAGCGGGTGGGCAAACTAGGGAGGGAGGGCTGGATAAAGAGttaagaatataatttttacaattattttcatccgTTATTTTAATTTGATTTGATGGATTTATAGTGAATGTTTCGGACAATATGTTTGAAACTTTAATGGTAATAAGGTGAACATAAGTTTCTATTTGCGCTGTTTAAAGTGTTGTCCAAGGAATGGTTCCATTTTGGTTAACTCGGTAGAAGTATTAACTATTACGGTAGCCATAGTCTATttaatttaataaattcaatttaaagattgttggaatatattTGGTTGAACTAAATACATCATTTAAAAtcgaaaaccaaaaagaaaataaaagaaatgagataGAAGACTCGTACAGTTAAATTAAAGTGTAATGTGAGTTACTCGGCTTAAAATTGAATTTTCTCCCCTTGGACAATGTCCCAAGCGTAACAAGCTTCCAGAGCAATTGACCTCCAGGATATTGCAACTATAATCCAGTCACAGCGGTACACTCACTGTACGTGGGCTTGAACCACTTGCACTTTAACCCAAAAGTGTTAAATTAACTCAGTGATGAACTCAGCAACCAAATCTCGTAAACTAGAAAAGGAACAGAGAGAGTTTTCACAAGAAAAGATAATTTTCGtggttttttaaaacaaaatGGAAGTtcttatatagactccgaagtaaTGCATTAAGTATCCTTTTGAAAGGGTTTGGTTTATTGGATTTAAACTCAACAAGTGTCACTAACCGACCAACCACATCTCTCTGTTTCAAAACGAAAAGGCGTGAGTGCGAGTACACACTCGTACAAAATAAAGTCTCGTGAGTACCCATGCGCATACACACCTGCACCAATACACCTGCGCCGTGCCCATGGCCCCGCCTGCCCTATCTCGTCGTGTACATGGACTCGGACTTAGCCCGGTGTGTGCCCACACGTGTGTGGTAAATGGCATAAATTATAATTATTGGCATACCCCCGTGAACAAATTCACATGCCTTTAAATGGGACTCAAGCCTCAAAGCAAAAAACCTATCTTACATACAAGAAAACTTTCTTGGACAAATCTGATATGGACAAAAGCTATAAAGCAAAGTGTGAGAGCTTAAAGATATCTCACTAGAAGATTCAAATCACTTGAAGATTCAAACAGCAGCATAGGCTTCATTTATTTCCTCTCTCACAAACAATAACAAATACAATGTCCAAAGAAATACCTTCCcagaaataaaaattacaaacctGAGAGCTGAGACAACCAAACACCAACACTCGAAACAAATACAAACCCCATAGATGAGGCAACCAAATACCACCAGTCCAAGGAGAGGGATGATTCAAATCACAAAACCTTCACATTGTACAGAGAAAAAGTAATTTACTGAAACAAACAAACACTACCACTCCAACATCCCACACTTCTCTAACATGCACCAGGAGGATTGCTTGAGTAGGCTTCATCAGCACCTTGTTTCAAAATTCTTTCCAACCTTAACTCAAAAACAGTAGAGTGCCAATTCACTCTCTTATCCTCCACACCAAGTGCATTTTATCAGTCCCCATAAGATTTTTAAACCAAGCTCCCCTGTTTCTCCCCTGTAGTCTTTTACCGTGCTCTCAATACCGTTCGGTGTTTGTTCATTGTGTTCAGCATGGTATCAGAATCCATGGCCTGGTTTCCATGATTCCAGTAACTTCAACAGTACCCAAGATGGGGATTTCATCCAGGCTCCGACTTGGCGACCTTCTCGGTGATGAAGACAGAGCTGACTGCCTGAGCTCTTCCTCTGTTAATGCACCTAAAATTGGCCTATCTTCATTAATTCTCGATGAATTTGATCCCTGAGACTTGCTTATCTCGGAAAAATTGAACCGGGCCATGCTAGTTTTTGTGGGTTGCGCAGTTTCAGAAGAAACCAACCAGCTTGAAAGACTTGCATTGACTGAAATTTCTTTGTTCAGAGGCTTCGGCGGATCAAAACTAATGTTTGCATCTATGGGTATTTGAGGTTTTGGGAGCTTGAAAGCTGGTTCTGGACTGAAAGGTAGCTGCAATTCTGCGTCTAAAATGGCATTTTCCTTTTGATGATCCTTCATTGGCCCTGCAGTTTTTGCCTTGATAGCCTTCCACTGAGTGAGATTTTCTACTGGGTTCAACACGGAATGAACATATTGGCTTCGATCTCGAGCATTTCCTTTTACTAAAAGCACCGATTTCCTATCAGGAGAAGAACCACAGAAGGGTCTCCAGTCATCATCCTCTTTCACAGCCAACGGACTCCTAGAAAAGTACGATTCAAAGGACTCTTCTTCTTCactatcatcatcttcatcttcaaaatcACTGTCCTCAtattcaacttcttcttcttcctcctcctcttcattGCTGTTTATAGAATTCTGGTATCTGTGATTTGAAGGGTAAGATCCTGTGCTCGTGCTTGATGAAGTTGAATTATCTTCGGACAGAGAATGTGGTCTGCTTCCATTTCTTgccttcttctcttccttttccctttctttctcttcatCCGTCTCCGATGCATAATTTGGAACTTCAGGAGTTAagacctcgatgtatgtttcgaCATTCAAATCAAAGGTGACTTTCTTTCTGCTATTGTAGCTAAGATCCTGAGGTTTGTCTCTGCTCATGAAACATAAAAGAAATTGAATTTTTTAACAAAATAATCCAAACACAAAAGCTACAAGTATAAATTTAGATAAAAACATATCAATGAGCTACTAACAGAAAATCCTGAAACAGCTTAAAACATTATTGATTGAGATATCAAAAGTTCAGAAACCAAAAAACCCAACAAAAAACATCAAATGACCTTGCTTCTGGAATTGGGCTGATTGCTGTTTCTGTAGTAGTCTTCTTCAAAGGTGAAATGGGTTGCAGAGGTTCATAGTTCCTATGGCTCTGTGTCAAAATTCCCATATTAAGTCAATCTAAATTGAAATTCAACTgaaattaaagaaagaaagaaaaatgaccGCTGAGCTTGAAGAGTGCTTACTCGGTCTCTCTGGAGCGTTTTCTTCGCGGGTTTTCGACGCTTCCGGTTGACGGAGCCGAAACAGGCGAGAAAACACCCCATGGGAGAATGGGTATGGAGATGTTTGGTCGATTTTGAAGATGATGTTGATTGCAGAGAGAAAGGTTTTCTAGATCATGTTTGAAGAAAATGGGATTGAAATAcagagaggagaaagagatagGAGAAGGTCGGAAGGGAAGGAGCCTTGGATTCTCTACGAAGAGAAAAGGGAAAGTAGAGGACAAAACGGTCGTGAAATTTGAAGTTTGGTTGGGGGGATTTTGGTTTCGAGAATGTGACCGTTGTGGGAGGGACCTGCCTGACACACTCCCGAAAGGGGTTGGTTCGGATACATCGAGACATATTAAAAATGATACGTCGGGATCTAGTCGTTGgatttgatttttattattattattattatttttctttctaatgACTCAAACCTTTCATTTGATAGGGATCATCTTAGATGGGAAagtatgaaaaaagaaaaaatcttagattaaatattttattacttcGATTATACAAAGTTTATTTCCACCGTTCATATTCAAAGAAAAATAATCAAACTATGGAAAGATTGAAATGATCCagtctggagattttattattttctttccactaaaaatttgataatttccttataaacagtttggatcatttgaagaTGCCTCAGATTCAAAGATTAATGTCCCAATGTATCCTACTCGAATACATCAGGATGCACTGGAGCAAATCTCACTCCTGAATTATTATAAAGAgttcgctctgcctcagacgcgACTCTGGAGTGTCGCTGcccaatggggcccacatgttgagcagtccgatgatctgaaccgtctgtgTTGTGCATGCTGTAAAGGCCTAATTATGAAAATTACTCTGAATGGATGATTTTTAATGTCACTATCTATAGATGAATTTGGAGCAATTTAAAAGTTTTCAGTGGCTTGCATTTAGATCTGAAAATCCTAAGGGTAGCTTCATCTGTGAAGTGTGATTATGGTTAAATAGCCTATTTTGTGGAAGTAaagagaatatggacggttccaATCATaggaccatctcagcatgtggccCCAGTGGACAGCATCACGCCCTGTATTCTTAGTCGTGAAAGAGGCGAAACAAACTCTATAAAATCAGGTGTGTGGTGCTGGATGGGCCACATGGCTACATCTGTCGACTGATCCCAACCGATATTCCTCATTGGCTCCAATGCGGATGATCAAGGGGCTACAACACGAGGATTGCACATCTCGGTTTGTACCCGTTGGTCATCAAGATCTAAAGTGATTTTGGGTTCAAGAAGATTTTGATACTCTGTTTAATTGTGATGGTTGATGGGGTGGTGAGACATTGTGCAAGCAacatataaataattcaaattaaaccgttcaaattgcaGTGTCCATTAAaggtgtttgtttttcaattcacTCCTATAAATACATGCTATGAGTCGAATTGTGCATGGGGTGATGATTGCCTTTAACGGGTGCTAACGTTCATTTTGTCTAGAGCTGCACACCAaacgagttagctcggttaacttgcttGGCCTGACAGGAAAAAGTTCGATTCAACTTGGCTTGAATTTGGGTCCAAGTcgggctgattttttgagcttggaaATTTTTTGAGTCATCTCCGAGTTAGACCTatctcaactcaactcggcttggaACTTGATTCAATTCGAATGGGAtccacttaatataaatatttcgtaaatatttatatatttaaataaattatatattatatatattaaacttCTAAAAGATAAATTTGAACTCAGCTCATAGGCTCGTACTCGAAAGATAGAGTTCAAGATTAGCTCAAACTCAATTTGAGGTAGCCCGAGCTACTGTGAGCTGGTCAGACAGATTTGAGGACCaagttgagccaagttcgagctggaaTAGCCCGCGGCCTAGCCAAGCCAAGTTGAGCCAAGCTCGAATGGAttgacttgtgtacaactcttaACGTGTTCTTAACTTGTCCACTATTAATGAAAAGCATCATATGTCACTTGGGATTTTTTTTGTTAGACATGTACATGCATGGTCAAATGATAAGATTGTCATTATGTAGTATGAGTATTTACTTTTCACATGATATGGGTTAGATAGGAagcaggtggggcctaccatgatgttagtGAGGAATCCACCAAATGTTTATGTTTTTCAGATTATCGTAAGACGTCTGCTAAAAAATAGGACAGTTTGTGGATAGACAATAGTAGGGGTGTgcacgagtcgaactgagtcaagcttggcacaactcgacttagctcggccactagctgacccctactcgaacttggctcggctcagtccttgagcctaaCTGGCTAGCTCAGCTCAATTCAATCAGTAGCTTGGGCCAGTTTGAGCttagttcaagccaagatcaagccttTGTGGCATTTTCTCAGACACGTGaaatgcaccttcaatttcttatGGAATGTAAAGCGGCAACATTGATTTACAAGtacttcatcaaacactcaacacTAGACAACATAAAATGAAGAtacaaaggtatttgtttcatgtacattccttccttgccactagccaacacttcgttgagtcatttcatcaaacacttgcttagcaacatcaatatcaaaataactgagtcaccaaattggttcgatctgagttcaattcaagtcggggttcaatctgagtcgagtcaagctcaagtaagctcgaactcagcttaaaattttttcgaactcaaaaaagcagctcgaactcggttttgaaccaagtcaaatcaagcttttttaagttgagtcgagcgagctaatcgagctaactcggttcgtgtacacccctagacaACAGGTAAAAGTGAATAAGAAACTGTCTACcttaaaaccttcttaggtctATTGTGATGCTTTTATaataattcaaaaaatcattcttATTGAGATtaactgaaaatataaaaatattaacctaatctaaaacttttatagccctataaatgtttttacaataagagaccaaaaatgagatatatccaaatctcaagtggaccacattaccgaAACCGTGTTGAActagcgtcgaccattaaaaacattttggtggccacaaaagttttggatcaagctgatttttgtttttcccttcatctgggcctgtataaccaaatcaacagattggatgtcaaataaacagtacagtgggccttaggaggattttaatggtggatatccaatcactattgttttcatgtggtgtggaccacctgagatttatatccctataatttttgggataaagctctaacatgatctttaaaaatggatgaacggaatggatgaaacacatacatcatggtagggccctcagagcaccgaccatcagcaacAGGGCTGgtgacaggggagtagccaatccgtttccgtcggcGTTAGACTCGTACTTTTTCATTGACGTTGGACATAATCAACCTCCTGGGCCTGTTTCGCGTCAGCACGTGAGCATTGCGAAGCTCGCCTGTGTACAAGTCAGCTCACACACAATCACGCAATTTGCTAGATGCAATATCCAATCCATCTGTGAGGTGAGTTTGACCATGTACATGCTCCAAGATATCTAAGATTACCTTGGCCATCAACGAGTCTAGATCATGATTTTAAATATCGGCTGATATCTACCCTATTGGCTGATGCGTTTCGTACGCATGGGTAATGACCGTTATGGTAAATCGATACTTattatatttaaagaaaaatcacaagtaaaaataaaaaaatcacattttGCTATTTATCTAATCCTTGGACAAAATATTAATTtcgaataaaaataaatacatattttGTTATTTACCTAATCCTTAGACAAAATATTGATGTCATGTATCAATACATAGAaggatttttatttgaaataacaaatataaaaataatttatataaaatattatttcaTTAATTTACCTTTAAAAATTCCA containing:
- the LOC131240520 gene encoding uncharacterized protein LOC131240520, yielding MGCFLACFGSVNRKRRKPAKKTLQRDRSHRNYEPLQPISPLKKTTTETAISPIPEARDKPQDLSYNSRKKVTFDLNVETYIEVLTPEVPNYASETDEEKEREKEEKKARNGSRPHSLSEDNSTSSSTSTGSYPSNHRYQNSINSNEEEEEEEEVEYEDSDFEDEDDDSEEEESFESYFSRSPLAVKEDDDWRPFCGSSPDRKSVLLVKGNARDRSQYVHSVLNPVENLTQWKAIKAKTAGPMKDHQKENAILDAELQLPFSPEPAFKLPKPQIPIDANISFDPPKPLNKEISVNASLSSWLVSSETAQPTKTSMARFNFSEISKSQGSNSSRINEDRPILGALTEEELRQSALSSSPRRSPSRSLDEIPILGTVEVTGIMETRPWILIPC